The proteins below are encoded in one region of Maribacter aestuarii:
- a CDS encoding asparaginase yields MDTDKSKILLIYTGGTIGMVKDYSSGALRPFDFNQLLKSIPELNQLDCKIETLSFEKPIDSSDMNPSHWINIAEIIASNYEKHDGFVVLHGSDTMSYTASALSFLLENLTKPVIITGSQLPIGDLRTDAKENLITSIQIAALKKRGRAVVREVGLYFEYKLYRGNRTTKINAEQFQAFASLNYPHLIESGVHLKVFDEYLWLPQRSRNFKVHLKMDRNVVILKLFPGLNEKVLRSILKTPELKAVILETYGSGNAPTSDWFFEGLREAIKDGIHIINVTQCSGGSVSMGQYDTSTQLKKLQVVSGKDITTEAAIAKAMYLLGSGISDKLFKTIFETSLRGEMQ; encoded by the coding sequence TTGGATACGGATAAAAGTAAAATTTTATTGATTTATACGGGAGGTACCATAGGGATGGTCAAAGATTATTCTTCCGGAGCTTTAAGGCCTTTTGATTTTAATCAACTTCTTAAAAGTATACCTGAACTAAATCAATTAGATTGTAAAATTGAAACGCTATCCTTTGAAAAACCGATTGATTCTTCCGATATGAATCCGTCTCACTGGATAAATATCGCGGAAATCATTGCATCCAATTACGAAAAGCATGATGGTTTTGTGGTTCTGCACGGAAGCGATACCATGAGTTATACAGCCTCTGCTTTGAGTTTTCTGTTGGAAAATCTTACTAAACCAGTAATCATTACGGGGTCACAGCTGCCCATTGGTGACTTGAGAACGGATGCTAAGGAAAACCTGATTACGTCCATCCAAATAGCGGCCTTAAAGAAAAGAGGTAGGGCGGTAGTACGAGAGGTAGGTCTATATTTTGAGTATAAATTGTATAGAGGAAATAGGACTACGAAGATTAATGCGGAGCAATTTCAAGCATTTGCCTCTTTGAATTACCCACATCTCATAGAATCTGGGGTGCATCTGAAAGTTTTTGATGAATATCTATGGCTGCCTCAGCGTAGCAGAAATTTTAAGGTTCATTTGAAAATGGATAGGAATGTGGTTATTTTGAAACTATTTCCAGGACTGAACGAGAAGGTTCTAAGAAGTATCCTAAAAACGCCAGAATTAAAAGCAGTTATTCTGGAAACGTATGGTTCTGGGAACGCTCCAACCAGCGATTGGTTCTTTGAAGGACTTAGAGAAGCCATAAAGGATGGAATTCATATTATAAACGTTACACAATGTTCAGGAGGTAGTGTAAGCATGGGTCAATATGATACTAGTACGCAGTTAAAAAAACTGCAAGTGGTTAGCGGTAAGGATATTACTACGGAAGCTGCGATTGCCAAGGCAATGTATCTATTGGGCAGTGGAATATCCGATAAGCTCTTTAAAACGATTTTTGAGACTTCCCTTCGTGGAGAAATGCAATAA
- a CDS encoding MotA/TolQ/ExbB proton channel family protein yields the protein MKKLFPSLAVAGAFVAGTNMVSAKVAAVALLVQDAAPEAEKGFTQVLKEMFITGGAGFMGIVLLCLILGLAVAIERIIYLNMASTNSAKLKQQVEDALASGGVEAAKEVCRNTKGPVASIYYQGLDRAGDSIESAEKAVVAYGGVQMGQLEKNVSWLSLFIAIAPMLGFMGTVIGMIQAFQKIAAVGNLSASLIAGDIQVALLTTVFGLITAIILQIFYNYIIAKIDSIVNDMEDSSITLIDMLVDHKK from the coding sequence ATGAAAAAATTATTCCCAAGCCTAGCAGTTGCTGGGGCGTTTGTAGCAGGTACAAATATGGTAAGTGCAAAGGTTGCTGCAGTGGCCTTGCTAGTTCAAGATGCGGCTCCAGAGGCTGAGAAAGGATTTACCCAAGTTCTAAAGGAAATGTTTATAACAGGTGGTGCCGGCTTCATGGGCATCGTTCTTTTATGTTTAATTCTTGGTCTAGCGGTTGCTATTGAAAGGATTATCTATTTAAACATGGCTAGTACGAACAGCGCTAAATTAAAGCAACAAGTAGAGGATGCCTTGGCTTCCGGTGGTGTTGAAGCGGCTAAAGAGGTATGTAGAAATACAAAAGGACCTGTTGCGTCTATTTATTATCAAGGCTTGGATAGGGCAGGAGATAGTATTGAATCTGCTGAAAAGGCTGTGGTAGCTTATGGAGGTGTTCAAATGGGTCAGTTGGAGAAAAATGTTTCTTGGTTGTCTTTATTTATCGCGATTGCCCCTATGCTTGGTTTCATGGGTACGGTAATTGGTATGATTCAGGCATTCCAAAAAATTGCAGCGGTGGGTAACTTAAGTGCATCACTTATTGCAGGTGATATCCAAGTGGCACTATTGACTACGGTATTTGGTCTTATTACGGCTATTATACTTCAAATTTTCTATAACTACATTATCGCTAAGATTGATAGTATTGTTAATGATATGGAGGATTCTTCGATTACATTAATCGATATGTTGGTAGACCACAAAAAATAA
- a CDS encoding ExbD/TolR family protein has translation MARRAGAPEVSAGSMADIAFLLLIFFLVTTTIETDAGLDRMLPPIEPPDTDVVIKQKNIFQVNINKNGQLLADDELIELKDLREKAIAFLDNGGAPSGSPDYCSYCKGRRDASSSDNPSKAIISLKNDRETKYSTYITVQNELVGAYNDLRNREAQRLYNTNFVEMEARYLDPETSDEVKEELKEKVKRIQDLFPQKLSEAETSSSN, from the coding sequence ATGGCTAGAAGAGCAGGAGCACCAGAAGTAAGCGCTGGTTCCATGGCAGATATAGCTTTCCTACTGCTAATCTTTTTCTTGGTAACAACTACTATTGAAACTGATGCAGGATTGGATCGTATGTTACCGCCCATTGAACCGCCCGACACAGATGTAGTTATTAAACAGAAAAACATTTTTCAGGTTAATATCAACAAGAACGGTCAATTATTGGCAGATGATGAATTGATAGAACTAAAGGATTTAAGGGAAAAGGCTATAGCTTTTCTTGATAATGGTGGAGCGCCATCCGGTAGTCCAGACTATTGTAGCTATTGTAAAGGAAGGAGAGATGCGTCGTCATCTGATAATCCTTCGAAAGCCATCATTTCGCTTAAGAACGACCGCGAAACGAAGTATAGCACTTACATTACGGTTCAAAATGAACTGGTAGGGGCATACAACGATCTTAGGAATAGAGAAGCACAACGTTTGTACAATACAAATTTTGTGGAGATGGAGGCCAGATATTTAGATCCAGAGACCTCCGATGAAGTAAAGGAGGAGTTGAAGGAAAAAGTGAAGCGTATTCAAGATTTGTTTCCTCAGAAACTTTCCGAAGCTGAAACATCATCATCGAACTAA
- a CDS encoding ExbD/TolR family protein, with protein MSKFAKKKDGEVPAVSTASLPDIVFMLLFFFMTVTVMKDSSLKVENVLPNASEIKKLEKKDRVIYIYVGTPTREYQKVFGTEPKIQLNDKFASPSEVGDYILMERAKKPQELQNVLTTALKVDKNANMGLISDIKQELRKVNALKVNYTTYEGDAFRNLQ; from the coding sequence ATGTCAAAATTTGCAAAGAAGAAAGATGGGGAGGTGCCAGCGGTGTCAACGGCTTCGCTTCCTGACATTGTATTTATGCTCTTGTTTTTCTTTATGACCGTTACGGTTATGAAAGACAGTTCGCTTAAGGTAGAGAACGTACTTCCTAACGCGAGCGAAATAAAAAAGCTGGAGAAGAAGGATCGAGTTATCTATATATATGTTGGTACGCCTACAAGGGAATATCAAAAAGTATTTGGTACGGAGCCTAAGATTCAATTAAATGATAAATTTGCTAGTCCTTCTGAGGTTGGAGATTATATTTTGATGGAGAGAGCAAAGAAGCCTCAAGAACTTCAAAATGTTTTGACAACAGCCCTTAAGGTCGATAAAAATGCCAATATGGGTCTTATTTCGGACATTAAGCAGGAATTGAGAAAGGTAAATGCCTTAAAGGTTAATTATACTACCTATGAAGGAGATGCTTTTAGGAATTTACAATAG
- a CDS encoding porin family protein, protein MKKFLTCLTLICSGWVTAQILSDSSTSGERYFEDQFYLGVTYNFVRNKPDGLSQRNLSYGLNAGFIRDIPLNESGTRALGIGLGLALNTYYSNLVADEIDGGFTYELIVNNPDFKRSKLETHAIEFPLEFRWRNSTPEEYRFWRVYAGIKAAYIIGARSKLVTENLKDSFFNTDIKDFQYGLTINLGYNTFNIHAYYSLSDLFESSETVNGEAIGFRPLRIGIIFYIL, encoded by the coding sequence ATGAAAAAGTTCTTGACCTGCTTAACTTTAATCTGTTCTGGTTGGGTTACAGCACAAATACTATCCGATAGCAGTACTTCAGGTGAACGCTATTTTGAAGACCAGTTTTATCTGGGGGTAACCTATAACTTTGTTAGAAATAAACCAGATGGCTTAAGTCAACGGAATTTATCTTACGGGCTTAACGCTGGCTTCATAAGAGATATTCCCCTGAATGAATCTGGTACTAGAGCTTTGGGAATTGGTTTAGGTCTCGCACTTAATACATATTATTCCAATTTGGTGGCCGATGAGATCGATGGTGGATTTACCTATGAATTGATTGTTAACAATCCAGACTTTAAACGAAGTAAATTAGAAACCCATGCTATAGAGTTTCCGCTTGAATTTCGATGGCGTAATTCTACTCCTGAGGAGTATCGCTTTTGGAGGGTCTATGCTGGTATCAAGGCAGCCTACATAATTGGTGCTCGCTCAAAGCTTGTTACCGAAAACCTGAAGGATAGTTTTTTTAATACGGATATAAAAGATTTTCAGTATGGCTTAACGATCAATCTGGGCTATAATACTTTTAATATTCACGCTTATTATTCCCTCAGCGACCTTTTTGAGAGTTCGGAAACTGTAAATGGTGAGGCTATTGGATTTAGACCTTTACGAATAGGTATCATCTTCTATATCCTATAA
- the rpoN gene encoding RNA polymerase factor sigma-54, whose product MLKQHLQFKLSQKLSPQQIQLMKLIQLPTQAFEQRLKQELEENPALESGKEELENLNDEYDEVYEAESDSESINAEDINIDDYLSDDEIPEYRTHANNYSSDDEEKSVPYAAGVSFNQYLLNQLNTVYLSDEEWSIAEFLVGSVDESGYIRRPISDILDDLAFTQNVYTDEETIQRVLSIVQELDPPGVAARSLEECLIIQLERKELTPSVELAIAILKKSFEQFTKKHYQKLLQKHNITEEELKAAIAEIEKLNPKPGGSYAGNNRIIEHVVPDFSIRIVEGELELTLNGRNAPELHVSREYSNMLKGYKASKEKSKSQKDTVLFIKQKLDAAKWFIDAIRQRQQTLFITMNAIMNYQKEYFLTGDERNLRPMILKDIADEIDMDVSTVSRVANSKYVDTPYGTKLIKEYFSESMKNEQGEDVSTKEIKKILETVIKEEAKRKPLTDDKLASILKDKGYPIARRTVAKYREQMGIPVARLRKQM is encoded by the coding sequence ATGCTTAAACAACACTTACAATTTAAATTATCACAGAAACTATCTCCACAACAAATCCAGTTGATGAAGCTGATACAATTGCCGACCCAGGCATTTGAACAGCGCTTAAAACAAGAGTTGGAAGAAAATCCCGCTTTGGAAAGTGGGAAGGAGGAATTGGAAAATTTAAACGATGAGTATGACGAAGTTTATGAAGCGGAATCCGATAGCGAATCCATCAATGCGGAGGATATAAATATTGATGATTATTTGAGTGATGATGAAATTCCGGAATACCGTACACATGCCAATAACTACAGTTCGGATGACGAAGAGAAAAGTGTGCCTTATGCGGCAGGAGTCTCTTTCAATCAATACCTACTCAATCAACTAAACACGGTTTATTTAAGCGATGAAGAATGGTCAATCGCCGAATTCCTTGTGGGCAGTGTAGATGAGAGTGGTTATATCAGAAGACCGATTTCAGATATTCTTGATGATTTAGCTTTTACCCAAAATGTGTATACAGACGAGGAGACCATCCAACGTGTGCTATCCATAGTCCAAGAGTTGGATCCACCCGGAGTTGCCGCACGATCTTTGGAAGAGTGTTTAATCATTCAATTAGAACGCAAGGAATTGACGCCCAGTGTGGAATTGGCCATTGCAATCCTGAAAAAGTCATTTGAACAATTTACTAAAAAACACTACCAGAAGCTTTTACAAAAACACAATATAACAGAAGAGGAACTCAAAGCAGCCATAGCGGAAATAGAGAAATTGAATCCCAAACCAGGAGGTTCCTACGCTGGTAACAATAGAATAATCGAACATGTAGTTCCCGATTTTTCCATCAGAATTGTGGAAGGAGAACTGGAGCTCACCCTAAATGGGAGAAATGCTCCTGAGCTGCATGTATCACGGGAATACAGCAACATGCTCAAAGGCTATAAGGCATCCAAGGAAAAGTCGAAGTCCCAAAAGGATACGGTGCTGTTCATAAAACAAAAATTAGATGCGGCGAAATGGTTCATAGATGCTATTCGGCAAAGACAGCAGACATTGTTCATCACAATGAATGCCATCATGAACTACCAAAAAGAATACTTTCTTACAGGTGATGAACGTAACCTTCGTCCAATGATACTAAAGGACATTGCAGACGAAATAGATATGGACGTATCTACCGTTTCCAGGGTTGCCAACAGCAAATATGTAGATACCCCCTATGGTACAAAACTCATAAAGGAATATTTTTCCGAATCCATGAAAAATGAACAAGGAGAGGATGTTTCTACAAAGGAAATAAAGAAGATATTGGAGACGGTAATAAAAGAAGAAGCGAAAAGAAAACCGCTTACAGATGATAAACTTGCATCCATACTAAAGGATAAAGGATATCCAATTGCAAGACGAACAGTGGCTAAGTACAGGGAGCAAATGGGAATTCCTGTGGCAAGGCTCCGAAAACAGATGTAA
- the asnS gene encoding asparagine--tRNA ligase: MRSATIKEILSGEGLLREVTVNGWVRTFRSNRFIALNDGSTINNIQCVVEFENFDESLLKKINTGAALKITGTLVESQGRGQSVEIQVKDIFVHGTADPEEYPIQPKKHSLEFLREKAHLRIRTNTFAAVMRVKSALAFAIHKYFTDNGFYYFHAPIITGSDAEGAGEMFRVTTLDEKNPPLNKEGEVDYEQDFFGKETNLTVSGQLEAEAYAMGLGKVYTFGPTFRAENSNTSRHLAEFWMIEPEMAFFDLDANMDLAEDFIKSVISYVLKNCEEDLEFLEKRLLDEEKTKPQAERSEMALRDKLRFITDNNFKRVTYTEAIEILRNSKPNKKKKFQYPINDWGADLQSEHERFLVEKHFKCPVILFDYPAKIKAFYMRLNDDGKTVRAMDILFPGIGEIVGGSQREERLEVLKQKMAALDIPEEELWWYLDLRKFGTAVHSGFGLGFERLVLFATGMGNIRDVIPFPRTPQNAEF, encoded by the coding sequence ATGCGTTCAGCGACCATAAAAGAAATACTTTCAGGAGAAGGACTATTACGAGAAGTAACCGTAAACGGGTGGGTAAGAACCTTTAGAAGCAATCGTTTTATTGCGTTGAACGATGGTTCCACAATCAATAACATTCAGTGTGTCGTTGAATTTGAAAACTTTGATGAAAGTTTACTTAAGAAAATTAATACTGGTGCCGCCTTGAAAATTACGGGTACTTTGGTGGAAAGTCAAGGGCGTGGTCAATCCGTTGAAATACAGGTTAAGGATATATTCGTTCATGGTACGGCGGACCCCGAGGAATATCCGATTCAACCAAAAAAGCACTCATTGGAGTTTTTGAGGGAAAAAGCCCATTTACGCATACGCACCAATACCTTTGCCGCGGTGATGCGTGTAAAGTCAGCTTTGGCTTTTGCGATTCATAAGTATTTCACTGATAACGGTTTTTATTATTTTCATGCCCCCATTATTACGGGTTCCGATGCAGAGGGTGCGGGAGAAATGTTTCGTGTCACAACACTAGATGAAAAGAACCCTCCTCTTAATAAAGAAGGAGAGGTTGATTATGAGCAGGATTTTTTCGGAAAGGAAACTAACTTAACAGTCTCAGGTCAGCTAGAGGCAGAGGCCTACGCCATGGGACTTGGGAAAGTATATACCTTTGGACCTACCTTTAGAGCAGAAAATTCTAATACAAGTAGGCATTTAGCGGAATTCTGGATGATAGAGCCAGAGATGGCCTTCTTTGACCTAGATGCCAACATGGATTTAGCCGAAGACTTTATTAAAAGCGTTATTAGCTATGTTTTAAAAAATTGCGAGGAAGACCTTGAATTTTTAGAGAAAAGATTGCTAGACGAAGAAAAGACTAAGCCACAGGCCGAACGTAGCGAGATGGCGCTTAGAGATAAACTGCGATTCATCACAGATAATAATTTTAAAAGGGTTACTTATACTGAGGCTATAGAAATATTAAGAAATAGTAAACCAAACAAAAAGAAGAAATTTCAATATCCTATTAACGATTGGGGTGCCGATCTGCAAAGTGAACATGAGCGATTTTTGGTTGAAAAACACTTTAAATGCCCTGTAATCCTTTTTGACTATCCCGCAAAAATAAAAGCGTTTTATATGCGATTGAACGATGATGGTAAAACCGTAAGGGCCATGGATATCCTTTTTCCAGGAATCGGGGAAATTGTAGGCGGGTCTCAAAGGGAAGAACGTCTAGAGGTGCTAAAACAGAAAATGGCCGCTTTGGATATTCCGGAGGAGGAGCTCTGGTGGTATCTTGATCTGCGAAAATTTGGGACTGCCGTTCATAGTGGTTTTGGGCTCGGTTTCGAAAGACTTGTACTCTTCGCAACAGGTATGGGAAATATCAGGGATGTAATTCCATTTCCAAGAACCCCACAAAATGCGGAATTCTAA
- a CDS encoding efflux RND transporter permease subunit produces MVAKLTQGFWAKTAKIILRNRILILLLIAAFTIFLGMQWQHMRFSSSQANLLPDDHPINLEYQQFLNQFGEEGNEVVFAVQDTALFNPVNFNRWNKFSKQLGAFPEVDFVLSTDNLQELVKDKEKQEFVLVPLLKKEPETAKEIDSIKKHLFNDLPFYDNLIFNKDSGTLRTILYLDKDIVNTSVRKDFILKDMIHLVDSFEEETGLDVHISGMPYVRTMNSQNIIDEIGKFILAALGVTSLIFFFFFRSLRATFISMCVVIIGVMWAFGILGLLQYEITVLTALIPPLIIVIGIPNCIFLINKYQQEVKKHGNQALSLQRVISKIGNATLMTNMTTASGFATFIITDSKLLKEFGIVASINIIGIFILSLLIIPIVYSFLSLPKTRHLKHLNKRWIDAFVNWMERIVRGQRITVYIVSIALLVISIIGIYTINISGSPIEDMPKNAEFFKDIRFFEKEFDGIMPVEIVVDTKNPKGVLKPATLKRMDRLGEVIDEIPELSKPVSVVNLVKYSKQAFYNGLPKYYQLPTSQENNFIMDVARKSSDNGNLLESFVDSTGQVARITTFMRDVKTDRMEQIEERLLENIAKIFPEERYTVYMTGSALLFLKGTKYLVKNLIISLALAIGLIALFMAYLFRSFRMIIISLIPNLLPLIVTAGIMGFVGVPIKPSTILVFSIAFGISVDDTIHFLAKYRQELTASKWKIEKSVYAALRETGVSMFYTSIVLFFGFSVFVISNFGGTVALGALVSATLLFAMLANLILLPSLLISLERSIANKQTLKKPQIDILPKDEDND; encoded by the coding sequence ATGGTAGCTAAACTTACTCAAGGATTTTGGGCAAAAACAGCAAAAATAATACTCAGAAATAGAATTCTGATATTATTGCTTATTGCCGCCTTCACCATATTTCTGGGAATGCAATGGCAACATATGCGTTTTTCCAGTTCGCAGGCTAACCTTCTACCAGACGATCATCCTATTAACCTAGAGTATCAACAATTCCTGAATCAATTTGGTGAAGAAGGTAATGAGGTTGTTTTTGCCGTACAAGACACAGCTCTCTTTAACCCTGTTAATTTCAATCGCTGGAACAAGTTTAGCAAACAACTGGGTGCCTTCCCGGAAGTAGACTTCGTCCTTTCTACGGACAATCTACAGGAATTGGTTAAAGATAAAGAGAAACAAGAATTTGTTCTGGTCCCCCTACTCAAAAAGGAACCGGAAACCGCAAAGGAAATTGACAGTATAAAAAAACATTTGTTCAACGACCTACCCTTTTACGATAACCTTATTTTTAATAAGGATAGCGGCACCCTGAGAACCATATTATATCTGGATAAGGACATTGTGAACACCAGTGTCCGTAAAGATTTCATTTTAAAGGATATGATTCATTTGGTCGATAGTTTCGAAGAAGAAACTGGTCTAGACGTTCATATTTCTGGTATGCCTTACGTACGTACCATGAATTCCCAAAATATTATTGATGAAATAGGAAAGTTTATTTTAGCCGCCTTGGGGGTTACATCCCTTATATTCTTTTTCTTTTTTAGAAGTTTGAGAGCAACCTTTATTTCAATGTGTGTTGTTATAATAGGGGTTATGTGGGCTTTCGGGATATTGGGACTTCTACAATATGAAATTACCGTTTTAACGGCATTGATTCCACCTCTAATTATCGTCATCGGAATTCCCAACTGTATATTTCTGATCAATAAGTACCAACAAGAAGTAAAAAAGCATGGGAATCAGGCTTTGTCTTTACAAAGAGTCATTTCTAAAATAGGCAACGCTACATTAATGACAAACATGACGACGGCGTCAGGTTTTGCCACTTTTATTATTACCGATAGTAAATTGCTTAAAGAGTTCGGTATTGTAGCCTCCATCAATATCATTGGCATTTTCATACTATCACTCTTGATTATTCCCATAGTTTACAGTTTTCTTTCCCTTCCAAAAACCCGACATCTTAAACATTTGAACAAACGGTGGATCGATGCTTTTGTCAATTGGATGGAGCGTATCGTAAGGGGACAAAGAATTACGGTCTACATTGTCTCTATAGCCCTATTGGTAATCAGTATTATTGGAATTTATACTATAAATATATCAGGAAGTCCCATAGAGGATATGCCCAAGAATGCCGAGTTTTTCAAAGACATCCGTTTTTTTGAAAAGGAATTCGACGGAATAATGCCTGTGGAAATCGTGGTCGACACCAAAAATCCAAAGGGCGTACTAAAACCAGCTACCTTAAAAAGGATGGATCGCTTGGGGGAAGTTATCGACGAAATTCCCGAGCTTTCGAAACCTGTTTCAGTAGTCAATCTGGTGAAATATTCCAAGCAGGCTTTCTATAACGGGTTGCCTAAATACTACCAACTGCCTACCAGCCAAGAGAATAATTTTATCATGGACGTTGCCCGAAAATCTTCAGACAATGGCAATCTTCTAGAAAGTTTCGTGGACAGCACAGGGCAGGTGGCACGAATAACGACTTTTATGCGTGACGTGAAAACAGATCGGATGGAACAGATTGAGGAGCGGCTCTTGGAAAATATTGCGAAAATTTTTCCCGAAGAACGCTACACGGTCTACATGACAGGAAGTGCGTTACTGTTTCTAAAGGGGACCAAGTATCTTGTTAAAAACTTAATTATATCCTTGGCATTGGCTATTGGGCTCATTGCGCTATTTATGGCCTATTTGTTCCGCTCGTTCAGAATGATCATAATTTCCTTGATTCCCAATCTTCTTCCACTAATCGTTACAGCGGGCATCATGGGCTTTGTTGGTGTACCCATTAAACCATCTACTATATTAGTCTTTAGTATTGCGTTTGGGATATCAGTAGATGACACCATTCACTTTCTGGCGAAATATAGGCAGGAACTTACGGCGAGTAAATGGAAGATAGAAAAATCGGTCTACGCCGCACTTCGAGAAACCGGGGTGAGCATGTTCTATACTTCTATCGTATTGTTCTTTGGTTTTTCGGTTTTTGTCATTTCTAATTTTGGAGGAACTGTTGCTTTAGGAGCTTTGGTCTCTGCCACATTGCTATTTGCTATGTTGGCAAATCTTATTCTTTTACCATCTTTATTGATTTCATTGGAAAGAAGTATTGCAAACAAGCAAACGCTTAAAAAACCCCAAATTGACATTCTTCCCAAGGACGAGGATAACGACTAG
- the frr gene encoding ribosome recycling factor: MNEDIQFILDSAKESMDAAIAHLEREFLKIRAGKASPAMLSSVLVDYYGSQTPLSQVANINTPDGRTLSVQPWEKSMLQEIEKAIMNANLGFNPMNNGDYVIINVPPLTEERRIQLTKQAKAEAEHAKVGVRSARQDANKEIKDLEVSEDLEKNATADVQELTDKYVTKIDNFLGLKEAEIMKV; encoded by the coding sequence ATGAACGAAGATATACAGTTTATTTTGGATTCCGCCAAGGAGAGCATGGATGCAGCAATCGCCCATTTAGAGCGGGAATTTTTAAAAATTAGAGCAGGAAAAGCCAGCCCTGCCATGTTGTCCTCCGTTTTGGTGGATTATTATGGATCACAAACTCCTCTATCACAAGTGGCCAATATCAACACTCCTGACGGAAGGACTTTATCGGTGCAACCATGGGAGAAAAGCATGCTTCAAGAAATTGAAAAAGCCATAATGAACGCCAATTTAGGATTCAATCCAATGAATAATGGAGATTACGTAATCATTAACGTACCGCCCCTCACCGAAGAGCGAAGAATACAACTTACGAAACAAGCGAAGGCCGAGGCCGAGCACGCCAAAGTAGGAGTCCGAAGTGCAAGACAGGATGCCAATAAAGAAATAAAGGATTTAGAAGTATCAGAGGATTTGGAAAAGAATGCCACTGCGGACGTCCAAGAACTAACGGACAAATATGTTACCAAAATCGATAATTTTTTAGGCCTAAAAGAGGCTGAAATCATGAAAGTTTAA
- the pyrH gene encoding UMP kinase has product MHYKRILLKLSGEALMGEKQYGIDPNRLNEYAEEIKAVVAKGIQVAIVIGGGNIFRGLSGAATGMDRVQGDHMGMLATVINGLALQSALEMQQVETRLQSAIKINEVAEPFIRRRAIRHLEKGRVVIFGGGTGNPYFTTDSAAVLRAIEIEADVILKGTRVDGIYTSDPEKNKDATKFDNISFQDVLNKGLKVMDTTAFTLSQENELPIVVFDMNKKGNLLKIVDGQTIGTTVNM; this is encoded by the coding sequence ATGCATTATAAAAGAATACTTTTAAAACTAAGTGGTGAGGCTTTAATGGGCGAAAAACAATATGGGATTGACCCCAATCGCCTCAACGAATATGCCGAAGAAATAAAAGCGGTCGTTGCGAAAGGAATTCAGGTAGCCATTGTTATTGGTGGTGGAAACATCTTTAGGGGACTTTCCGGAGCGGCCACTGGAATGGACCGGGTGCAAGGTGATCATATGGGCATGTTGGCAACCGTCATCAACGGACTGGCCTTACAGAGCGCTTTAGAAATGCAACAAGTAGAAACACGATTACAGTCCGCCATAAAAATTAACGAAGTGGCGGAACCCTTTATACGCAGAAGGGCAATAAGGCATTTGGAAAAAGGTAGAGTTGTTATTTTTGGAGGAGGAACGGGAAACCCTTATTTCACGACAGATTCCGCGGCAGTACTGCGTGCCATTGAAATAGAGGCTGATGTCATACTAAAGGGAACTCGTGTTGATGGTATTTATACCTCAGATCCAGAAAAAAATAAAGATGCAACAAAGTTTGACAACATTTCCTTTCAGGATGTACTTAATAAAGGTTTAAAAGTTATGGATACCACTGCATTTACTTTAAGTCAGGAAAACGAACTACCCATCGTAGTTTTTGATATGAATAAAAAAGGAAATCTTTTAAAAATTGTTGACGGGCAGACCATAGGAACTACAGTGAACATGTAG